The following coding sequences are from one Lolium rigidum isolate FL_2022 chromosome 6, APGP_CSIRO_Lrig_0.1, whole genome shotgun sequence window:
- the LOC124666130 gene encoding auxin response factor 2-like → MMGIDLNTVEEDEEEEGAPAAEPPRSAVCLELWHACAGPVGPLPRKGTAVVYLPQGHLDHLGEAAGSALPPHVFCRVVDVNLQADAATDEVYAQVSLLVLDNEEGKRRMPPEGDEDSCDGDDAVKRPPPRIPHMFCKTLTASDTSTHGGFSVPRRAAEDCFPPLDHSLQRPSQELVAKDLHGTAWRFRHIYRGQPRRHLLTTGWSAFVNKKKLVSGDAVLFLRGEDGVLRLGVRRAAQLKNVSPFPALGNQTSGHSSLGNVAHAVATRSIFHIYYNPRLCHYEFIIPYWKFMRSLSQPFSVGMRFKLRCENEDASERRSTGIIIGIRESDPKSHGSKWKCLAVRWDDDVECSRPNRVSPWEIELTGSVSGSHLSTPHSKRLKPCLPQVNPDMLLPSGSVSSDFAGSARFHKVLQGQELLGFKTHEGTVNSASQASEARFFQYTDDRSCSINMSNIMGVPRLGARTPPEDHGFSYHCSGFGESQRFQKVLQGQEVFRPFRGGTLSDAVIRGSGFYQADGNHASGATYNWLTSQGCDYRGPTAPAMPQASSPSSVLMFPQTTSRIPGSEYGNLDKDESIRNVTVRTTQDMGRNNHTLPLWPHLVPGKNCTGAEKLQFPISGAEHEPDDTDVHTNRCKIFGISLTQKVRVRDEVDCDSANYHPQVQHSKPQKPKSLGNSCATVHQQRPAVGMAVDFSAVDTMI, encoded by the exons ATGATGGGCATCGACCtcaacaccgtggaggaggacgaggaggaggagggcgctcCGGCCGCCGAGCCGCCGAGGAGCGCCGTGTGCCTCGAGCTCTGGCACGCGTGCGCCGGCCCCGTGGGCCCGCTGCCGCGCAAGGGCACCGCCGTCGTGTACCTGCCGCAGGGCCACCTCGACCACCTCGGGGAGGCCGCGGGATCCGCGCTGCCGCCCCACGTCTTCTGCCGCGTCGTCGACGTCAATCTCCAG GCGGACGCCGCGACCGACGAGGTGTACGCGCAGGTCTCCCTGCTGGTCCTCGACAACGAG GAAGGGAAGAGGCGGATGCCGCCGGAGGGGGACGAGGACTCCTGCGACGGCGACGACGCCGTGAAGCGCCCCCCGCCGCGGATCCCGCACATGTTCTGCAAGACGCTCACGGCCTCCGACACCAGCACGCACGGGGGCTTCTCCGTGCCGCGACGCGCCGCCGAGGACTGCTTCCCGCCGCTG GATCACAGCCTGCAGCGGCCGTCGCAGGAGCTCGTGGCAAAGGATCTGCACGGCACGGCCTGGAGGTTCCGCCATATCTATCGAG GCCAGCCACGGAGGCACCTTTTAACCACTGGATGGAGTGCATTTGTCAACAAGAAGAAGCTTGTCTCTGGGGATGCAGTGCTGTTCCTCCG AGGCGAAGATGGAGTGCTTAGATTGGGGGTTCGCAGAGCTGCTCAGCTGAAAAATGTATCTCCTTTTCCTGCACTTGGTAACCAGACCTCGGGTCATAGTAGTCTTGGTAATGTTGCCCATGCTGTGGCAACGAGAAGTATTTTTCACATCTACTACAATCCCAG GTTATGTCACTATGAGTTCATTATACCTTATTGGAAGTTCATGAGAAGCCTCAGTCAACCTTTTTCTGTTGGAATGAGGTTCAAACTGAGATGTGAAAACGAAGATGCTTCTGAAAGAAG GTCCACTGGGATAATAATTGGGATCAGAGAGTCAGACCCAAAGTCGCATGGTTCAAAGTGGAAATGCTTGGCG GTGAGATGGGATGATGATGTAGAGTGCTCTCGGCCCAATAGGGTATCTCCTTGGGAAATTGAGCTTACTGGATCAGTTTCAGGATCTCATCTTTCCACTCCCCATTCAAAACGGCTGAAGCCATGCCTTCCCCAAGTTAATCCAGATATGTTGCTTCCAA GTGGAAGTGTTTCTTCGGATTTTGCGGGATCTGCCAGATTCCACAAGGTCTTGCAAGGTCAAGAATTATTGGGTTTTAAAACCCATGAGGGTACTGTTAATTCAGCTTCTCAAGCGTCTGAAGCAAGATTTTTTCAGTACACTGATGATCGGAGTTGCTCTATCAACATGAGTAACATCATGGGGGTTCCAAGACTTGGTGCTAGAACCCCACCGGAAGACCATGGGTTTTCCTACCACTGCTCAGGCTTTGGGGAATCTCAAAGATTCCAAAAGGTCTTGCAAGGTCAAGAAGTGTTTCGTCCTTTCCGAGGAGGAACTTTGTCTGATGCTGTTATAAGAGGTTCTGGCTTTTACCAAGCTGATGGCAACCATGCATCTGGTGCAACATATAATTGGCTTACGTCACAAGGATGTGATTACCGTGGGCCAACAGCACCAGCAATGCCTCAAGCATCCTCTCCATCATCAGTGCTGATGTTTCCTCAAACTACTTCCAGGATACCTGGCTCTGAATATGGAAACCTGGATAAGGATGAGAGTATTAGAAATGTTACGGTCAGGACTACTCAAGATATGGGAAGAAACAATCATACATTACCTCTCTGGCCTCATCTTGTTCCAGGCAAAAATTGTACGGGAGCTGAAAAGTTACAGTTCCCCATCAGCGGTGCGGAGCATGAACCAGATGACACAGATGTTCACACAAATCGCTGCAAAATCTTTGGTATCTCTTTGACACAAAAGGTTCGAGTACGTGATGAAGTGGATTGTGACAGTGCAAACTATCATCCTCAGGTCCAGCATTCAAAGCCACAAAAGCCAAAATCACTAGGCAATAGTTGTGCTACT gTTCATCAGCAAAGGCCTGCTGTTGGCATGGCGGTTGACTTCTCTGCAGTTGATACGATGATCTGA
- the LOC124659630 gene encoding putative receptor protein kinase ZmPK1, whose product MGSFSSLVLLPLMSFLLLQCYASAQHTLGTGSSLSVEDHARPFLVSPDATFSCGFLQAGDNAFYFSIWFTATKNKTAVWSANPGAPVNGRLSRVSFSRDGELALADANGTTVWDTNTGGNRQLTVSLNDTGNLVITDPSTGHALWQSFHWPTDTLLPSQAMSKDTKLVAGYYTFYYDNDNVLRLLYDGPEIASIYWPDPDLGIWGSGRTNYNSSRFGILNDAGAFRSSDGLRFQASDLGSPGVKRRLTIDKDGNLRLYSLVNATGVWTVTWVALQKPCSVHGLCGKNALCEYQPSLRCSCAPGYEMADRRDWRKGCKPTFSLPAYTAINCSQGVPEEYTFVKVAYTDFYGYDLAFNKSVTFESCMNICLQMCSCTAFSYRMDGVGNCFPKGVLFNGYTSSFFPGSIYLKVPSKVNASALPLVAAKGLACKPNGTSPAIVPGYADTYGRPASGPKWAYFFSFAAVLGFLELLIFAAGWWFLSSHHSIPSSLQAGYRLVMATQFRRFSYQELKNATGNFKEELGRGGSGVVYRGVLDEGTVVAVKKLTDVQVQGEEEFWAEVAVFGRINHINLVRIWGFCSEGKHRMLVYEYVENESLDRHLFGTHIIGRSLSWAERFRVALGAARGLAYLHHECLEWVIHCDVKPENILLTRDLDAKIADFGLAKLSGRDAAASDGVQLSHMRGTTGYMAPEWALGQPVDAKVDVYSYGIVLLEIVIGTRISDQTTADGEERLEMGQIAQALKQVVASGDIGSLVDTRLNGQFHPRQAMEMVKISLSCMEERSSRPTMDDISKALTACDDEDEHPAYVS is encoded by the coding sequence ATGGGCAGCTTCTCCAGTCTAGTCCTTCTTCCACTGATGTCATTTCTTCTGCTGCAATGCTATGCATCAGCACAACACACACTGGGCACCGGGTCATCCCTGTCAGTAGAAGACCACGCGAGGCCCTTCCTCGTATCACCGGACGCCACCTTCTCctgcggcttcctccaagccggcgACAACGCCTTCTACTTCTCCATCTGGTTCACCGCCACCAAGAACAAGACCGCCGTCTGGTCGGCCAACCCCGGCGCCCCTGTGAACGGCCGGTTATCCAGGGTCTCGTTCAGCCGCGACGGCGAGCTGGCCCTGGCCGACGCCAACGGGACCACTGTGTGGGACACCAATACGGGAGGTAACAGGCAGCTCACCGTCTCCCTCAACGACACCGGCAACCTCGTCATCACGGACCCGTCCACCGGCCACGCACTGTGGCAGAGCTTCCACTGGCCGACGGACACCCTGCTCCCGTCGCAGGCGATGTCCAAGGACACGAAGCTGGTGGCCGGCTACTACACCTTCTACTACGACAACGACAACGTGCTGCGGCTCCTGTACGACGGCCCGGAGATCGCCAGCATCTACTGGCCGGACCCAGACCTCGGCATTTGGGGGAGCGGACGGACAAACTACAACAGCTCGCGGTTCGGCATCCTCAACGACGCGGGCGCGTTCCGCTCCAGCGACGGGCTGCGCTTCCAAGCATCCGACCTGGGCTCCCCCGGCGTGAAGAGACGGCTAACGATCGACAAGGACGGCAACCTGCGACTCTACAGCCTCGTGAACGCGACCGGTGTCTGGACGGTCACCTGGGTGGCGCTGCAGAAGCCGTGTTCTGTACACGGGCTGTGCGGCAAGAACGCCCTCTGCGAGTACCAGCCGTCCCTCCGATGCTCGTGCGCGCCGGGGTACGAGATGGCCGACCGCCGGGACTGGAGAAAGGGATGCAAGCCGACGTTCAGCCTCCCCGCCTACACCGCCATCAACTGCAGCCAAGGGGTGCCGGAGGAGTACACCTTCGTCAAGGTGGCGTACACCGACTTCTACGGCTACGACCTCGCCTTCAACAAGTCCGTCACCTTCGAGAGCTGCATGAACATCTGCCTGCAGATGTGCTCCTGCACCGCCTTCTCCTACAGGATGGATGGTGTGGGCAATTGCTTCCCAAAAGGCGTCCTGTTCAACGGCTACacgtcctccttcttccccgggaGCATCTACCTCAAGGTGCCCAGCAAGGTCAACGCATCGGCGCTGCCGTTGGTAGCCGCCAAGGGCCTCGCCTGCAAGCCTAACGGCACTAGTCCGGCCATCGTCCCAGGATACGCGGACACGTACGGGAGACCAGCCAGCGGGCCAAAGTGGGCCTACTTCTTTTCGTTCGCCGCGGTGCTGGGCTTTCTCGAGCTCCTAATCTTCGCCGCAGGGTGGTGGTTCCTGTCCAGCCATCACAGCATACCTAGCTCTCTGCAGGCAGGCTACAGGCTGGTCATGGCGACCCAGTTCAGGCGGTTCTCGTACCAGGAGCTCAAGAACGCGACGGGGAACTTCAAGGAGGAGCTTGGCCGCGGCGGGTCCGGCGTGGTGTACCGCGGCGTGCTCGACGAGGGCACcgtggtggcggtgaagaagctgACGGACGTGCAGGTGCAGGGAGAGGAGGAGTTCTGGGCGGAGGTGGCGGTGTTCGGGAGGATCAACCACATCAACCTCGTGAGGATCTGGGGGTTCTGCTCCGAGGGCAAGCACAGGATGCTGGTGTACGAGTACGTGGAGAACGAGTCGCTGGACCGGCACCTCTTCGGCACGCACATCATCGGCAGGTCCCTGTCGTGGGCCGAGCGGTTCAGGGTAGCGCTGGGCGCCGCCAGGGGCCTCGCCTACCTCCACCACGAGTGCCTCGAGTGGGTCATCCACTGCGACGTCAAGCCGGAGAACATCCTCCTCACGCGGGACCTCGACGCCAAGATCGCCGACTTCGGCTTAGCCAAGCTGTCCGGGAGGGACGCCGCGGCCAGCGACGGCGTGCAGTTATCACATATGAGAGGGACCACGGGGTACATGGCGCCGGAGTGGGCGCTCGGCCAGCCCGTGGACGCCAAGGTCGACGTGTACAGCTACGGCATCGTGCTGCTGGAGATCGTCATCGGGACCCGGATCTCAGATCAGACCACGGCGGACGGCGAGGAGCGGCTGGAGATGGGGCAGATCGCGCAGGCGCTCAAGCAGGTAGTGGCGAGTGGAGACATTGGGTCCTTGGTGGATACTAGGCTGAACGGGCAGTTCCACCCTCGCCAGGCAATGGAAATGGTGAAGATTTCCTTGTCATgcatggaggagaggagcagcagaCCCACCATGGATGACATCTCCAAAGCTCTTACGGCGTGCGATGACGAGGATGAGCACCCTGCCTACGTGTCATGA